The sequence TATGCATTATTGCGCATAGTCCAAACACTGCGTGCCTTATACGTCGGATTTTACTTTTGGATATCCATAATGTACATAGCATAATCTTTTGATCTCGTGCGATCCACACACCTGTACAAGAGTGCAGCAAAGGTTTACCTGGCTGCGCTGCAGGTGGGAGTGAAACATCTGGTTTCCAGGTAATTGGAGCCGAGTTAAGAATCTCGATGGAAACATGCCCACGGGCGGAATGGCCGAATGTCATTTCTCACCACcgttttacaaaataaatggcTGCTTTAATCCCAAAGTCGTGATATAATACAATCTTTTCATTCAGCCTATCGGATACAGGAGAATGTGTGCTATGTTTACGGGCGGGAGAAGAATCAGTACCCAGTACCGACTCTAAGATACATGTAGAGCTACGCGCCAGCCAATAGCCTTATCCGAATATCTGTCCCAGCTCGTGTTCTTGAAAACATGAAGATATATATCTTTCGCTTCAGTGCTCAGCTATACATATCTAGCGCACAGCATCCTTTGAACATGACATCAGATAACATTCTTGACAAATCTATAAGATTAATGAAGATATTTGTTGATGCCAACCACTTAAAATTGATTTGTACAAAATTAATTTGTGCAAACTTGATTTGTTTATTACTACATTGCCTGGCACGACACACATCTCCGTTGCCACGGGACCACCCGACATGACAGGTTTTGCAACAATTAGTAGACAAGTATGATCACTTCGCGTTAAACAAAATGGCGAAGCATGCTTGGAAAAAGGTTGACAGATCATTGAAAACACGTGCACGATGTGGGTTAAAAATAAGTTTGGAATTAATTCAGTCTTTGTTAATTGGCCTTCAAATGATAAAAAGGAAACTGCCGGTCTTGAATTGCAGACTATCGATTAATTTCTATTGCGGTGTTGAAGAGTCGtatgaaattttatttttagcTGCCACTCCTTCAGTGCGACTAAAAGCTCTACAGGACTCCATGCATCGATGTTGCGCTACCAGCCTGTTACCCGGGTGTCATGTGCAGACATACCTGTTCAAGTTGACACCTGTCGGTCACCTACAAGTCCCCACATGGTCCGGTCCGAATGGCGGCTTTTCTCTGCACCTGACACGAAACAGGCGCTATGGTTCCCAGGTGCTGTGAGAATTCATGAGCACTGACGCTTACAGAGAGGGGATAGGTGTAGCTTCGTCCCGTAATGAATGCTGTCACCACTCACCGACGGTGTTCAGTTTCGTCGGTACAGTTGCTGCTCATGCCTGTGGGGTATCCaagggagaaaccattctcagCCCATTTATGGGGACAGCAGTGAGAAATATCAACTTGGTGTAAGTCGTGGCCAACTAAAACCAAATTAGGGATAAACAACACATGCACACTGTTGAAATATAACCGAACCGATATTTGacgtccaaaaaaaaaaaatcgattttaaACTCTGTGTAGCAAACTCGTACTGCTGAAATGAAATGGAACATTCCATTGAAAGGAAAGGTGGGGGTTCGATCTCCCCGGGGGTCACTGTACACAAAAGCAGCACTCCTGGTGTAAAGTACAACCCTGAGTGACAGGTATAAGTTTCATACACAACAAAAAACATAGTTAGCGGGAGATTGGATGTCACTGGCTGGGGAACAGGCCACACAGGGTCATGCGAATATTGTTACCACAGAATTGCTTGTTTTGGCTGGATTTGTCGGTATCGACAATAGTACTCTGTGATAAACTTTCGTTAACCAAATATATCATCTAAATACTCCCCTGATTTGAATAGCTTTTACTCAACGTAAAACGTCTGTATCCATCAATGTAAGCTCTGGTCAACAGTTGCCTTGCGTCCTTGGCCCTGTCTAGCAGAATAGACTAGAGTATCTTTAACACAAGCGCGCCACCTAGACGATTTGTAACAAACTGCACACGGTTGGAATAGTACTTGCATTTCTTACATCTGGATTTTATAGTGAAAAGATGATATGCACAATAACACCAGCACAGATTTCAAGATAGAGCATTACAACATATGTATTATTGTTTCACAACACATCATATATGGGATACATACCCAATGGCCTGCAATGATAGTTCACAATGTCTGAGTCTGCATGACTCCTTGGTGCTAGTTGCACACAAACTTCTACACTCAAACATCTAGCAACTTGCAATATCATCGTCCTCGGAGATAATCAGTTCAAAAAAAGAAAGGATTATTCTAAACCATGAACAAAAGGTCGATCTACAGTGTAAGTATGATGTCAACAGAGCTCTTAGCTAAGTTGTAGTGTATACTATCTTACTTGTCAAATTCAAGGTAACTTCTGGAACTACTTGACAGGTAAACCTATGCATATATGCACACAGTTGAAGTTGTTCCTGTTATTCACACCACAGGAGgaaaaacacataaaatgtaGGGAATGTACACACTGAAGAATCATTGCTAATACAAAACTGGAAGTCATCTGGCAGACCCATGACATGTTGTTCAATTTACAACCCCAAAAGGGCAAGAAATCAATTGTGTGCCAAATCATTCCACAATAACCTTCATCCTGACCACTGCTGCTGTAAGAAATGCATAAGCAGCATAAGTAATCGGGCTCAAGAAAGGGTTTCACAGATCTATCCAAATTGcattaacattttcaaaatttgtacaaacatgtaacattacaaagaGTCCTGAATAATTCTGGATTATATACACCTGGAAATGAACTATCTAAACCACACAGTTCTAAATGCTAAGACAAATTAATTCATTATATTATACCTTTATGTAATATACAGGTGAAGGTTGTCACAGATATCTGACATAAGAAATAGCATCAAGTCTTAGTCGTAAATCTGTTCATCTGTACTGTTCCCCGGTGGAACTTACCTAAGATTAAGTTTGGGGCCTGGATTGTACCACCCAAATAATACTGCTGTAGCTAGGAGCCTAAGAAGTCTATATACTCTGGCTGTGCAAAGTTACACGGGAAACAAATACAACCAACACTACTGACTTCCTACAAATAACTACTTTATTCAATTCAACTTCTTTATCAGCAATGTCAAAACTGATCAAATCACCACTGAAataaagtatgacataaatctgCTTACTGCATGTCAATACTCCATCCTGGCCTTTGTGAGAGATAGAGAGTTTGCTCATTCTGATCCGACATTTGTCAGTTTACATGtcctctacatgtacaatgtatatactttaTCTTGTCCTCAAATCAAAACAAGCTGGACATATATTAACACATTACAATCATACATTTCTCAGAGATACATGTTGCTAAACGAATTAACTCTTCACTTGTGACCTACAGCTAAATTTGAGAGTTCTCTTATATGTGAATATTTGATTGAATGATAAATATCAGTATCACATGATGGGGTTTGCTTCATACTCAATATTgcttacaaaatatcaaaatatgagCCATTATAGATTTAATGCTGAAAGGTAAACTGTATGCAAACTTCAccaccacacacaaacaaaaaacaagagttcggagacctcatacctccatgaaatattctgattatgcaaataacttgcacatttgcataatctatgcttgcttatgtacacctttcactaacgtacacaggtcaccgtgttgacagcccaatcatttactacacgtacTAAGAAGAATaaggacactttcaaattaattatgcaaattagggacttatttgcatgataagtatctgcttaacttccacctgccacaaactacataaaattatgtaacatgtatttgagtcctatattggaaaacactgtaaatatagattttcctcattaagtatgcaaattaagtccacatttgcataatttgcacttcattatgtacatctctgccacaggtacctgcataccaaatatcatggaaatccatcattcctatgttccattatgctccttggaagattttgacaaaaatgctcatgcagttccagagcaagctgctagggggcccaaacatacaccacttcttccttacatcaaaagctatctgccaccaagaaatcaagaccatagcatgtccaggtaaaaagatacaaaaaattgaatatctgctgcagtaccaaggtcacacaccagggggcccaaaaattgaccttgaccttcgtcttcccaacccctacccacatgccaaatatcatcgtagtccatcatgaggttctcaagttatgatgtccacaaatatccggaaacacaaacacacagacacacacacacacagacacacacaaagacacactcaaaactatacctccattttttcatggaggtaacaaacacAATTCCAGCATCATGTGTATTACATATATTTGATGACTTAAATCATCAACCAATAACAAAATTTGTAGCAACAAGGGAGACAAGCAGCTATGTATACAAACAGCTATTTCATCAATTCTGCCAGTACTATAATTGAGAGAGTTTGCACTACAGTTATACTGAGATTTCATTGCTACCAACAAAGACTGTCCTGTCAGTTAGGAAGTGATTTTGgccatcacacacacacatttgatCTCACTACAATCTTAACATTCATTCAACTGATAAGCTCTATGTGTAGAGTTCAAAGTCTATTCTCTTTGAGTTGTAGAACTCTGACTGTCCACTCTTCCTGACAAACACCCCGTCAGGGAAGTACCCCTCTTCTGACCACTGTAGCATCTGGGAGCTTGGGTGTGGCCCATACACCTCTGCATCCGGCTGGTTCTCCCACTTAAACTCCCAGCACACTTCATCTGAAGCTGGGTCGGCTGTTTCCTCTTTACTCTCTGACTTGTTTGTAGTGTCTCCATTCTTAGCCTGAGAACTGTCTCCTTTATCTTTGTCCAGACTGTCCCCAAACATGTCTAGAATGTCGTCCTCGTTTTTGGATGAGCTCGCAGCCATGCCCGGCACCGACGGTCCCTTCAGCTGGTAGTTAATTCTCTCGTAAGTAAACTGGTAGAACTCGTAGTTCCCATTCTGGACAAAGTAGTCGGCACACTCAGTCAACCTCAACATGTCAGTTTTGGCCTTGTCCTCCTCTGTGGGCTCCTTCTTGTCTCCCTCCTTCTCGTCATCCACCTTTGCCTTTTTAGTCTGCCACTTCCGGTTGGATGACGCCTTTTTACCCCCACCCAGCCTGCGCAAGGCCTTGGCAACTGTCTCCCCAGGCTTCATGTACTGTAGTGTTTCCTTCAGCACCTCTGTCTCACTCCTCTCCTCTGTCTCATCCTGCATGTCTTGTCCCCCTCTTGCCTCTCTTTCCTTCTGTAGATCTTCTGTCTTCTTGATTTTGACCCAGTCAATGTTGTCTAGCCAGTTGTCGCGAATCTCTTCTTCTTTGTCAGCTACAAAGTGGCCGTGTTTGTCAAAGTGTCCTTCTTCCATCTCTTCCTTCAGGTTGAATGGTGTGACGCGGATGTCTCCGTCAAACATGATAGTGTCGTCCTCCTGTCCTTCGATGTCTTCATCGCTCAGACGACCCTTGTCGTCGTCGTCTTCCTTGTCCTCTTCATCACTGTCCAGGGAGTGTTTCTCCTTGAAGCGGGTGGGTCTGCTGGGTTTGTCTCCGCCCCCTTCCTCTCCTCCCAGGGCCTCCAGCTGGTCAtccagatcatcatcatcactacgCTCCGCAAACTGCACTTTACGCTTACTCATGCTGCCAACCTGGATTGAAGAAAAGCAAGTAGACCACTAAATCTTCTGTATACAGTAGTGGAGCTTATTGCGTTCTATGGAGAGATCATATTGTCAGACAGTATGTTCTTATTTCTGAAACATTCTTTGgctataagccttctcacactagttaccatGCATGTGCaggtgaaaggaactctgggtaatatgtcaaagctgAAGGCCCTCATAGACGACTTCCACACTTCCCATAATCCACAGTGCCAGGGATACGGATGTAGTGACCCGTGAGGTCATAGGGGGATACCAACTAACAGCTACAGTGGTTAGTGCTGGCTACTTTATACTTCTggccacaaaacttgtaaattcTCAGCTCTAATAATAGTAGTACTATATTTGTCGTACAActcattagtttatatgctttgccgCCGTCGTACtaaaggttttagctggtttcacAGCGCCAGGGTTACGGATATGGATGTACCACCATTGTccagggtgcgaaaccagggtgaACCAGCTAACCTTNNNNNNNNNNNNNNNNNNNNNNNNNNNNNNNNNNNNNNNNNNNNNNNNNNNNNNNNNNNNNNNNNNNNNNNNNNNNNNNNNNNNNNNNNNNNNNNNNNNNAGAGACATTTTAGCTACCTCAAAATTGTGCACCATGTTGCACAtttaaatatacaaaatgtaatattgtcgacctgcccccccccccccccccccacatctCCAGATTCGAACCTTTCTTACTTTATCCctaatttttttattggtataagAGATTATGTTACAGCCAGTGTAAGAGCTGTTAAGTCATGTGTATTTCAAATTCCCTCCGACAGTTTGGAGCTTCAAGGAACAAAGCCTACAATTGTGCAAAGACATGAAAGAAGACGACATGTGTTCGTTCCATGCGTTGTTGCGCGCACACAAGGGTACTCTTGCTTATCTCTCGCACTTCTGTCAAGGTTTAACACGCTATACTCACCACTCAGGTTCCTCAAGATACTTGTCAAATCGACAACGGCGACGATTATCTTTAGAATGCAGCAAATTTGACTATTTCGCCACTTTTTCACAGCCTCTGGACCGAAAGAAAGAAGACGTTTCAAAATCGAGGTCAACGAGGTCAAGGGTTAGATTGAAGGCATCGTAATGAACTAGATCACTTTCTCAATTATTTTAAAACTCATATCCTTTACTTTATAAACACATATTCAAAAAAATAATTTGTACCATCCAATTTTGATGGTCGTTTGTACCGTGATACATGATGTCAGTTGAGAACAATAGAAATGTTTGCATGCGCTCACCCTGAGCTTTTTTAAAAGCGTCCTCTTGCGATCTAGTGTTGACATGTAActtaaaactttatttttgcCTGTACGTTTTCAAATCATCCCTTTCCTTCGCttattctttctttatcttcCAATATCCTTCACTTGACCAACAGAGCTTTCTTTCTTCCTATTTGCCCGAGGGCCGAAGAGATAGTTGTGCTTCTTAACGGATCATGTGTGAAAGGAGGGCTTTTAATAGAGTAAGAATGTTAATGATGGCATCTGCGAGAAAAATCATATGTTACCGACGTGTTATCGTTTCTAATCTTTTCCCTGCAAAGATAATCAGCACTACTGAGCTTCAAACTAATCCGACCTACAGTTTGCCAGCTCTACATTCTAATTTAGGCATGGTGTATGACAGTGCACAACTTAATCCTTTGACATCTGAACAGGTGTGATTTCCAACCAGCAGGTGTCGCTTAAATATAGTCAAGGTGTCAAGCACGAAGGCATACATACACCCCTCTAAAATACAAATATAACTTTCAAAAGTCAGTAAGGGCTCAGGTTAGCTCTCCGGTCTTCATATCAACGAAAGGCGGTGAGTTTTTAGATCAAAATTTAACAGTTGACAAGTGACGTTGACTGGCAACCATAAACGTTTTTGTCTTCGTAAGAGAGGAATATGCTATATTTAGTCTAACAAGGAAATGAAACCAACATCTGTACGAAGGCACTGACAATCCCGAAAAAAACTAACGTAAGCTGACTTCTTTTATCCGCAGTCGAGATGGCCAAAACATGTGTGTCAAACATGGTTGTAACAGTATTGGTGATTGATACTGCAGCTGGGCCGAGAATAGTCTCCATGGTTTCCATACAGGGTAAGGCTTGTGAAGAAAAATTTAGATTATGTTGTCTTAAAAAAGATGTGATTCGTATCTTATTCtaattcttaaaaaaaaacggtGCATCCTATTTTGAAGATTAGCTATTTGAGTACAAACTGTTGGTTAGCTGAGAGTAGATCGCCCAAACAGAGAATATTGTTGTCAAGGGCAACATGCATGGCTGCGATGGTGTCCTGATGCGCAGTATGCCTAATTAAATTCCCTACACTCGGTTCTGAATTCGTTTTTTCTTGTATCAAAATGGTGATTGGCAGCTGTCaggacaaaacaaaaaatcataaTGTAACCGAAACGAGATTGGCGGCCCCCTGGTGGGATTTGGCGTGTCTTTTCGTGATTCAATTTGTTTGACACAATGTTTTCAGCGTTGGTCGGTATGATCTAATTTTCCGACTCTCATTAAGAAAATTGCCTCTTTCAAGTATGGTGAAAATAAGATCGAGATGACTAAGATGACGCGTGACTTTATATCATCGTCATGTAGTGATTTTGTCACTCAGCTTGGGTAGACGGGCATGTGCGAGCCTCAACCGTGAAAGGTATGTCCAGCCGCCGGCAATTACAAAATCAGTTTCTCCTTGAATATGATTTGTTGTTTTGATGCATTCCTAATAATTACCACAATCGGCGCCACACCTAAATCATAACATATTGGTGAATTTTTGGTAAATAATTTTATATGTTAGTTTGTACACAAACAACTACTAGTAACAGAGTTTGAGGAGTGTTTTAGGTATCTGTATAAACGACCAAGCATGCGTTACGTTTTCATTCAATGTTGATACTTCACAATGTCTATTTGCAAGACGCAAACTATTGTACCCATTTCAGCAGTCAGATTGAAGATTACACTCAACGGATTTGCCGTGGTGACGATAAGGAGTTGACCCGGGTCTATCTCCGCTCGAAGTTAAGAGGTTCCGACTAATCCGATGCTGATAGCCTCGTGAGACCTGTAAACACCGTTGGCGACAATGTTGCATAAACTTTGACTCGTTCAAAGTCTGTATATACCTGTTTTCTTAGCAACACAACCTCGCACAGCTGTTCCGAAAGGGTTTTCTGTGTTGCAGGCGTATGTATCAATAATTTTCTGTGATATAGAGAAGTTTGAAAACGCGCTATAGTTTACTTATGGCCGTCTTTCTATGGTTATATTGGGAACTTCGTACCTCGTTAATGCGTTGGCTTGAAGTCTCTATATAAACATAGATACGTTAACCGCGAGGATGCCTTTTTGTGGGTGGTAGAGCAGAGTTCTACTGACGAAGGTACATGTAAGCAGTGAAAGGGCAAAGCATCAATACAAGGAATATACTGCATTCTGTCCATTCAAATATATGAAGAGGTACATCTTAAAACATCTGGATTGCAAGACCTGAAAAGATAGTCAGTAACTACTAAATTTAGTTACAGATTGAGTGACAACACTATAACGCAAGCTTTAGACTGGCTAGGTTGGTTTGTTGCGATTTGGAAGTACCTTCTTACTACAACTGTTGAACGCCTATTCATCCCTGAAGTGCCTTCGTTTGTTTACGGAAACAATCGGCTTAAGGGAAAACTACCCCCTCGCATGGCTCAGTTTTAATTTAGTAAACTTTGGCGCCATTGTGTCGGAGGTCTCCCGGCCATTCTACTTTCTCTACTTGCCGTGTTTCCGACTCACACCATTTTGTCGGGACTATACGTAAACGTGAAATACAAGTCTTACATCAAGGTCAGGGGTAGAGTGCAACACCTTATATTTTCATGTTGTAGCGAATACTGAAACAAGGGAAGTGACCTTCGAAATCACTCTTATATTGTGTTTGAAATGTCTTGGTTAAAATCTGCACAGAAAATAGCACAGAAAATGTGAAGGACATCACATAATTTTAACGTGAAGCCAATGACCGTACCATAAGATCTAGAACAGATACAGTGTCCACCACTGTGGGTGTCCTTTGAAGCGTTCTTTGTCCACTAAAAAAACGTAGCTCTTTGGAGTCTTTGACACAAGTGGTTAC comes from Branchiostoma floridae strain S238N-H82 chromosome 2, Bfl_VNyyK, whole genome shotgun sequence and encodes:
- the LOC118410161 gene encoding CD2 antigen cytoplasmic tail-binding protein 2-like is translated as MSKRKVQFAERSDDDDLDDQLEALGGEEGGGDKPSRPTRFKEKHSLDSDEEDKEDDDDKGRLSDEDIEGQEDDTIMFDGDIRVTPFNLKEEMEEGHFDKHGHFVADKEEEIRDNWLDNIDWVKIKKTEDLQKEREARGGQDMQDETEERSETEVLKETLQYMKPGETVAKALRRLGGGKKASSNRKWQTKKAKVDDEKEGDKKEPTEEDKAKTDMLRLTECADYFVQNGNYEFYQFTYERINYQLKGPSVPGMAASSSKNEDDILDMFGDSLDKDKGDSSQAKNGDTTNKSESKEETADPASDEVCWEFKWENQPDAEVYGPHPSSQMLQWSEEGYFPDGVFVRKSGQSEFYNSKRIDFELYT